The following proteins come from a genomic window of Triticum aestivum cultivar Chinese Spring chromosome 6A, IWGSC CS RefSeq v2.1, whole genome shotgun sequence:
- the LOC123128946 gene encoding probable LRR receptor-like serine/threonine-protein kinase At3g47570 codes for MNFIRICSLVLKCSMWNYLKLTFLLLFPASSMLPVLLLLLLSYVFQAASVRAFNNRTDVDSLLVFKASISNQHGVLAAWNTSTDFCQWPGIGCSLKHKHRVTVLNLSSEVLGGTIAPSIGNLSFLRILDLRRNNLQGEIPSSFGRLSRLRYLNLSNNSLHGDVNDKLKNCTSLERMHIGSNRLAGEIPAWLGDLLSLKVIDLGSNNFTGIIPSSLTNLSAVQAIYFNTNQLEGVIPEGLGRLGGLAYIDLGENCLSGTIPTALLNHSSLIGLGVGANDLCGKLPPDFGDQLPNLEYLLLGVNHFTGNLPASLVNSTKIYELDVSFDNFTGILPPEIGMLCLEQLTLGANQFMANTVQDWEFLTLLTNCTRLRTFSLQLNMLGGMLPISVANLSAQLELLYVGANEISGKIPFGIGNLVGLTQLQLANNQFTGSLPDTIGRLNSLQTLELQNNLVTGFMPSSLGNLTQLLNLYTHNNMFEGPLPTSLGSLQEIISATFSNNKFTGPLPKDIFNLSSLSDALDLSRNYFVGSLPPEVSGLTNLAHLYLSRNNLSGPLPNTLSNCQSLIELGLDDNSFDSSIPSSISNMRGLMLLNLTKNMLSGVIPKDLGLMSGLQELYLACNNLSGHIPESLENMASLYQLDLSFNHLDGKVPSWGVFSNASGFSFGGNLGLCGGLPDLHLPPCQPESVGHGLSKRHLTMILVTAIAGIILALSLVLVFFTMRKISKARPTTIGGFQLIVDSYPRVTYAELVQGTSGFAVDHLIGRGRYGSVYKCCLLLKNMMTTVAVKVFDLQQSGSSRSFLAECEALSKIRHRNLVSLITCCSSTDSNQNDFKSIVFEFMPNGSLDRWLHMDVHVSHQLQGLTLMQRLNIAVDIADALDYLHNNCDPPIVHYDLKPGNILLNEDLVAHVGDFGLAKILSEPAANQLINSKSTVGIRGTIGYVAPEYGEGGQVSSCGDVYSLGTVILELFTGMAPTHDMFRDGLTLQKHAQNAFPEMLMQIADPVLLSTEEANTNSLQDGSNTMEHAIFSVMKVALSCSKHAPTERMCIRDAAAAIQRIRDGYVKARQNEGVVTAAFTARHFAETSWAAP; via the exons ATGAATTTTATCAGAATATGTTCACTGGTTTTGAAGTGTAGCATGTGGAATTACTTGAAGCTTACATTTCTTCTCTTATTCCCAGCATCTTCGATGCTCCCTGTTCTTCTGTTGCTTCTCTTGTCATATGTATTCCAAGCGGCATCAGTTAGAGCATTCAATAATAGGACTGATGTGGATTCCTTGCTGGTGTTCAAGGCAAGCATAAGCAACCAGCACGGTGTCCTAGCTGCATGGAACACAAGTACAGACTTCTGCCAGTGGCCAGGCATCGGTTGCAGCCTTAAGCATAAGCACAGGGTCACAGTGCTTAACCTCTCTTCGGAGGTCCTTGGTGGCACGATCGCACCTTCCATTGGGAACCTCTCTTTCTTGAGAATTCTAGATCTCAGGCGGAACAATCTGCAAGGTGAAATACCTTCATCCTTTGGTCGCCTGTCTCGCCTACGATATCTTAATTTATCCAACAACTCACTTCATGGTGATGTAAATGATAAATTGAAGAATTGCACCAGCCTTGAAAGAATGCACATTGGTTCAAACCGTTTGGCTGGAGAAATCCCTGCTTGGCTCGGAGACTTGTTAAGTCTCAAAGTCATAGACCTAGGCAGTAACAACTTCACTGGAATCATCCCGTCGTCACTTACCAATCTCTCAGCAGTGCAAGCAATCTATTTCAACACAAACCAACTTGAGGGTGTCATCCCTGAGGGCCTTGGCAGGCTTGGTGGCCTTGCCTACATAGACTTGGGAGAAAATTGCCTCTCAGGCACCATCCCTACAGCTCTCTTGAACCATTCCTCTCTAATAGGCTTGGGTGTGGGAGCAAATGATTTGTGCGGTAAACTTCCCCCGGACTTTGGGGATCAGCTCCCAAATCTTGAGTACCTACTCCTTGGTGTTAACCACTTTACAGGAAACCTTCCAGCTTCTCTTGTCAACTCAACTAAGATATATGAGCTAGATGTCTCCTTCGACAACTTCACCGGAATATTGCCTCCAGAGATTGGAATGCTCTGCCTAGAACAACTCACTCTCGGAGCAAATCAGTTCATGGCAAATACTGTGCAGGACTGGGAGTTCTTGACATTGTTGACAAACTGCACACGCCTCCGTACATTTAGCCTCCAGCTCAACATGCTAGGTGGCATGCTGCCTATTTCAGTTGCCAACCTATCAGCACAACTCGAATTGCTATATGTTGGAGCCAATGAGATTTCTGGAAAAATACCATTTGGCATAGGCAATCTTGTTGGATTAACTCAATTGCAGCTAGCTAATAACCAATTTACTGGTTCCTTGCCTGACACCATAGGGAGGCTAAATTCGCTACAAACCCTGGAGTTGCAAAATAACCTAGTGACAGGGTTCATGCCATCGTCTCTTGGGAACTTGACACAACTACTAAATCTGTACACACACAACAACATGTTTGAGGGGCCTCTTCCAACAAGCCTCGGGAGCCTACAAGAGATAATTTCAGCAACCTTCTCAAACAATAAGTTCACAGGTCCATTGCCTAAAGACATCTTTAACCTATCGTCACTGTCAGACGCCCTGGATTTGTCTAGGAATTACTTTGTTGGTTCCCTTCCACCAGAAGTAAGCGGCTTGACAAACCTTGCACACTTATACTTATCACGGAACAACTTGTCAGGGCCCCTACCTAATACACTCAGCAACTGTCAAAGCTTGATAGAACTTGGGCTGGACGATAACTCCTTTGATAGCAGCATTCCCTCATCTATCAGCAACATGCGAGGTCTGATGTTGCTAAATCTTACAAAGAACATGCTTTCAGGTGTTATTCCTAAAGATCTAGGGCTAATGAGTGGCCTTCAAGAGTTATACCTAGCATGCAACAACTTGTCTGGTCATATCCCAGAAAGCTTGGAAAACATGGCATCATTGTACCAGTTAGACCTGTCATTCAACCATTTGGATGGCAAAGTTCCATCATGGGGAGTGTTCAGTAATGCATCTGGGTTTTCGTTTGGTGGGAATTTGGGGCTTTGTGGTGGTCTACCAGATTTACATTTGCCCCCATGCCAGCCGGAATCCGTGGGACATGGCTTGAGCAAACGCCATTTGACTATGATCCTAGTTACTGCAATTGCTGGCATAATTCTTGCTTTGAGTTTGGTGCTTGTTTTCTTCACAATGAGAAAGATATCAAAAGCTCGGCCTACAACCATAGGAGGATTCCAGTTGATAGTTGACAGTTATCCCAGAGTTACTTATGCTGAATTGGTCCAAGGAACAAGTGGCTTTGCAGTAGACCACTTGATTGGCAGAGGAAGGTATGGATCGGTGTATAAGTGTTGTTTACTACTAAAAAATATGATGACCACAGTAGCTGTAAAGGTTTTTGATCTTCAACAGTCTGGCTCTTCCAGAAGCTTTTTAGCTGAGTGCGAGGCACTTAGTAAAATCCGCCATCGTAATTTGGTCAGTCTCATAACTTGTTGTTCAAGCACTGACTCGAACCAAAACGACTTCAAATCCATTGTGTTCGAGTTCATGCCTAATGGGAGCCTGGATAGGTGGTTACACATGGATGTACATGTATCACATCAACTTCAAGGCTTGACATTGATGCAGAGACTAAATATTGCAGTTGATATTGCTGATGCACTAGATTATTTGCACAATAACTGTGATCCACCAATAGTTCACTATGACTTGAAGCCAGGCAACATTCTTCTTAATGAGGATTTAGTTGCTCATGTTGGGGACTTTGGCCTTGCAAAGATTCTTTCTGAACCAGCAGCTAACCAACTGATCAATTCAAAGAGCACAGTTGGAATAAGAGGAACAATTGGATACGTCGCTCCAG AATATGGCGAAGGTGGCCAGGTTTCTTCATGTGGAGATGTGTACAGCCTCGGAACTGTCATCCTCGAGTTGTTTACAGGCATGGCACCTACTCATGACATGTTCAGAGATGGGTTGACCCTGCAGAAACATGCCCAGAATGCTTTTCCAGAGATGCTAATGCAGATTGCTGATCCAGTCCTACTGTCCACTGAAGAAGCCAATACTAATAGTTTGCAGGATGGAAGCAACACAATGGAACATGCCATATTCTCTGTCATGAAGGTTGCGCTATCATGCAGCAAGCATGCACCGACAGAGAGAATGTGCATCAGAGATGCTGCTGCTGCGATTCAGAGGATAAGAGATGGCTATGTTAAAGCAAGACAAAATGAGGGGGTTGTTACAGCTGCATTTACCGCAAGGCATTTTGCTGAAACATCCTGGGCAGCCCCTTGA
- the LOC123128948 gene encoding putative receptor-like protein kinase At3g47110: MFPVLLLLLLPYVLQAASGRAFSNRTDVDSLLALKASLRNQNGVLAAWNTTTGYCQWPGVSCSLKHKHRVTVLNLSSEGLGGTIAPSIGNLSFLRILDLSNNNLQGGIISAIGRLSRLRHLVLSNNSLHGDVNAGLKNCTSLERINIGSNSLTGEIPAWLGYLSSLKFIDLSINKFTGIIPSSLTNLSEVQAIDFTTNQLEGVIPEGLGRLGNLVSISLPDNHLSGTIPTTLFNLSTLITLSVEGNNLGGKLPSDFGDHLPNLEHLFLGANHFIGNLPASLVNSTKIYDLDVSFNNFTGTLPPEIGILCPADLSLGVNQFMAATVQDWEFMTLLTNCTRLRILNLQLNMLGGMLPSSVANLSSQLQVLYVGANEISGKIPFGIGNLVGLNRLQLARNQFTGALPDTIGRLYSLKTLQLHSNLLTGFMPSSLGNLTQLLRLYTDNNTFEGPFPASLGRLQELNIGLFSNNKFTGPLPKDIFNLSALSDVLDLSSNYFVGPLPPEVGGLTNLARLYLSQNNLSGPLPNALSKCQSLTELRLDDNSFDSSIPSSISSMRGLMLLNLTKNTLSGVIPRDLGLMGGLEELYLARNNLSGNIPESLENVTSLYQLDLSFNHLDGKVPSWGVFSNASGFFFGGNLGLCGGISELHLPPCQPESVGHGLSKRHLTITLVTATAGIILGLSLMLVFFTMRKKSKARSTTIGGFQLMDDNYPRVTYAELVQGTSGFAADNLLGRGRYGSVYKCCLLLKNMMTTVAVKVFDLQQSGSSKSFQGECEALSKIRHRNLISLVTCCSSSDSNQNDFKAIVFEFMPNGSLDRWLHMDVHVSHQLQGLTLMKRLNIAVDIADAIDYLHNNCEPPIIHCDLKPSNILLNEDLVAHVGDFGLAKILSEPAAEQLINSKSTVGIRGTIGYVAPEYGEGGQVSSCGDVYSFGIVILELFTGMAPTHDMFRDGLTLQKHAENAFPGMLMQIVDPVLLATYVSNANSLQGGINTVEHGNNAIPSVMKVALSCSKHAPTERMCIKDAATAIHRIRDEYTKVIQNEGVVNAAYTARHFAETSRAAP, translated from the exons ATGTTTCCTGTTCTTCTGTTGCTTCTGTTGCCATATGTACTCCAAGCAGCATCAGGGAGAGCATTCAGCAATAGGACTGATGTGGATTCCTTGCTGGCACTAAAGGCAAGCCTAAGAAATCAGAATGGTGTCCTAGCTGCATGGAACACAACGACTGGTTACTGCCAGTGGCCAGGCGTCAGTTGCAGCCTTAAGCACAAGCACAGGGTCACAGTGCTTAACCTCTCTTCAGAGGGCCTTGGTGGCACGATCGCACCCTCCATTGGGAACCTCTCATTCTTGAGAATTCTAGACCTCAGCAACAACAATTTGCAAGGTGGAATAATTTCCGCAATTGGTCGCCTGTCTCGCCTACGACATCTTGTTTTATCCAACAACTCACTTCATGGTGATGTAAACGCTGGATTGAAGAATTGCACCAGCCTTGAAAGAATCAACATTGGTTCAAACAGTTTGACTGGAGAAATCCCTGCTTGGCTCGGATACTTGTCAAGTCTCAAGTTCATAGACCTGAGCATAAACAAGTTCACTGGAATAATCCCGTCATCACTTACCAATCTCTCAGAAGTGCAAGCAATTGATTTCACCACAAACCAACTCGAGGGTGTCATCCCTGAGGGCCTTGGTAGGCTCGGCAACCTTGTCTCGATAAGCCTGCCAGATAATCACCTCTCAGGCACCATCCCTACAACTTTGTTCAACCTTTCCACTCTAATAACCTTGTCTGTGGAAGGAAATAATTTGGGCGGTAAACTACCCTCGGACTTTGGGGATCACCTCCCAAATCTTGAGCACCTATTCCTCGGTGCTAACCACTTTATAGGAAACCTTCCAGCTTCCCTTGTGAACTCAACTAAGATATATGACCTAGATGTCTCCTTCAACAACTTCACCGGAACATTGCCACCAGAGATTGGAATTCTCTGCCCAGCCGACCTCAGCCTTGGAGTAAATCAGTTCATGGCTGCTACTGTGCAGGACTGGGAGTTTATGACATTGTTGACAAACTGTACACGCCTCCGTATATTAAACCTCCAGTTGAACATGCTAGGTGGCATGCTGCCTAGCTCAGTTGCCAATCTATCAAGTCAACTCCAAGTGCTATATGTTGGAGCCAATGAGATTTCTGGAAAGATACCATTTGGCATAGGCAATCTTGTTGGGCTAAATCGATTGCAGCTAGCTCGTAACCAATTTACTGGCGCCTTGCCTGACACCATAGGGAGGCTATATTCACTAAAAACCCTGCAGTTGCATAGTAACCTACTGACAGGCTTCATGCCATCCTCCCTTGGGAACTTGACGCAACTACTAAGGCTGTACACAGATAACAACACGTTTGAGGGGCCATTTCCAGCAAGCCTCGGGAGACTACAAGAGCTGAATATAGGATTATTTTCAAACAATAAGTTCACAGGTCCATTGCCTAAAGACATCTTCAACCTATCGGCCCTGTCAGACGTCCTAGATTTGTCGAGCAATTACTTTGTTGGACCTCTTCCACCTGAAGTAGGCGGCTTGACAAATCTTGCACGCCTGTACTTATCACAGAACAACTTGTCAGGGCCCCTCCCTAATGCACTCAGCAAGTGCCAAAGCTTGACAGAACTCAGGCTGGACGACAACTCCTTTGATAGTAGCATTCCCTCATCTATCAGCAGCATGCGAGGCCTGATGTTGCTAAACCTTACAAAGAACACACTCTCAGGTGTGATTCCTCGGGATTTAGGGCTAATGGGTGGCCTTGAAGAGTTATACCTAGCACGTAACAACTTGTCTGGTAATATCCCAGAAAGCTTGGAAAATGTGACATCATTGTACCAGTTAGACCTGTCCTTCAACCATCTGGATGGCAAAGTTCCATCATGGGGAGTGTTCAGTAATGCATCTGGttttttctttggtgggaatttGGGGCTCTGTGGTGGTATATCAGAGTTACATTTGCCCCCATGCCAGCCAGAATCCGTGGGACATGGCTTGAGCAAACGCCATTTGACTATCACCCTAGTTACCGCAACTGCTGGCATAATTCTGGGTTTGAGCTTGATGCTTGTTTTCTTCACAATGAGAAAGAAATCAAAAGCTCGGTCTACAACCATAGGAGGATTCCAGTTGATGGATGACAATTATCCCAGAGTAACTTATGCTGAATTGGTCCAAGGAACAAGTGGCTTTGCAGCAGACAATTTGCTTGGCAGAGGAAGGTATGGATCGGTGTATAAGTGTTGTCTGCTGCTAAAAAATATGATGACCACAGTAGCTGTAAAGGTTTTTGATCTTCAACAGTCTGGCTCTTCCAAAAGCTTTCAAGGTGAGTGTGAGGCACTTAGTAAGATCCGCCATCGCAATTTGATTAGTCTCGTGACTTGTTGTTCAAGCTCTGACTCGAACCAAAACGACTTCAAAGCCATTGTGTTCGAGTTCATGCCTAATGGGAGCCTAGATAGGTGGTTGCACATGGATGTACATGTATCACATCAACTCCAAggattgacactgatgaagagattAAATATTGCAGTTGATATTGCTGACGCAATAGATTATTTGCACAACAACTGTGAACCACCAATAATTCACTGTGACTTGAAGCCAAGCAACATTCTTCTCAATGAGGATTTAGTTGCTCATGTTGGGGACTTTGGACTTGCAAAGATTCTTTCTGAACCAGCAGCTGAGCAACTGATAAATTCAAAGAGCACAGTTGGAATAAGAGGAACAATTGGATACGTCGCTCCAG AATATGGCGAAGGTGGTCAAGTTTCTTCATGTGGAGATGTATACAGCTTTGGAATTGTCATCCTCGAGTTGTTTACAGGCATGGCACCTACTCATGACATGTTCAGAGACGGGTTGACCCTGCAGAAACATGCCGAGAATGCATTTCCAGGGATGCTAATGCAGATTGTTGATCCAGTCCTGCTGGCCACTTATGTTTCCAATGCTAATAGTTTGCAGGGTGGAATCAATACAGTGGAACATGGCAACAACGCCATACCCTCTGTCATGAAGGTTGCGCTATCATGCAGCAAGCATGCACCGACAGAGAGAATGTGCATCAAAGATGCTGCTACAGCAATTCACAGGATAAGGGATGAATATACTAAAGTAATCCAAAATGAGGGAGTTGTTAATGCTGCCTATACTGCAAGGCATTTTGCTGAAACATCCAGGGCAGCCCCTTGA